The Nicotiana tabacum cultivar K326 chromosome 5, ASM71507v2, whole genome shotgun sequence sequence CAAGTGAAATTCAATTATTTACTCTATAGTTTTGATATGAGTCAAACAAACAGTATTTAAGTTTCAGAGACCTTCATGCTCTTCCATATTATTCACCATCACTGATCGTATGCCAGCTGGCGCAAAATCATCATGACTGACGTCACACACTCCACCGTTTCCAGAAACATCACAGTGAGCGCGTGACTGTTCCAACTGAGCAAAGCTTTTCTGATCAGCCGTGAGATGATGCATGTGAGGAAATGGAACCGACACTCCATGAACCACAATCCTACTGTTATGCAGCAGATCAAAACTAATAATTCTCACGTAATTAACCTTCATTGGAGCTAACACGCCTCCTCCGCCAGCAGTAGTTACCACCAATTTCTCCTCGCCGTCCATCGTCGGCAACACTGTCCCCGCCGGCAAACTCACCATTTCCCCAGCCATAATCCTCCTATTCGGCACAACGTGAAACCTAAAATTCGAGAGATACGCATGTCCTCCACTAGCAAAAATCGAAACGTCATCTAACGCAAACACCGTCATCGCCTTAAGCTCGGAAAGCTCAGCGTACTTCACTCTCAGCGCCAGTGCTACAATACTGTAACCGCTGTTACGCAACCTGATAATGGCGTCCTTTAGCATGAAGCGCATGATAGAGAAAGGCGATGCAGAGGACACTGTAGACACCGAATTAGGAATAGGAAACGAATC is a genomic window containing:
- the LOC107800871 gene encoding uncharacterized protein LOC107800871, with the translated sequence MEIPQNLLLILISLFISAASATFPDSLPPLTPSPMISPHDHTSLFATILSSLGFQQLSTAATAANLTTTTTPITVFAPADSSLITCPTCSLPLLLQEHSVPGLYPLHFLRTLAFGTKLETLAPNRCLTVTFSTTTRDAKIFINGVEVTQPDLFNNGLILVHGLRGFVSHLSPLSCNVERMSSLSFDSFPIPNSVSTVSSASPFSIMRFMLKDAIIRLRNSGYSIVALALRVKYAELSELKAMTVFALDDVSIFASGGHAYLSNFRFHVVPNRRIMAGEMVSLPAGTVLPTMDGEEKLVVTTAGGGGVLAPMKVNYVRIISFDLLHNSRIVVHGVSVPFPHMHHLTADQKSFAQLEQSRAHCDVSGNGGVCDVSHDDFAPAGIRSVMVNNMEEHEGL